One stretch of Marinilabiliales bacterium DNA includes these proteins:
- a CDS encoding AMP nucleosidase, with protein sequence MRTKQEIVNNWLPRYTGNPIENFTSHIILTNFSSYLELFSDMFDVPVIGENNPMPCAVANGITIINIGMGSANAATIMDLLSAVQPKAVLFLGKCGGLKKKNKLGDLILPIAAIRSEGTSNDYLPPEVPALPAFNLQRAVSTAIVQAERDYYTGTVFTTNKRVWEYDERFKRYLQKTRAMAIDMETATIFIVGFANSIPAGALLLVSDQPMISTGIKTSESDKRVTELFVEDHLNIGINSMRELINHGSTVKHLKF encoded by the coding sequence ATGAGGACAAAACAGGAGATCGTGAACAACTGGTTACCAAGATACACAGGCAACCCTATCGAGAATTTCACTAGTCATATTATACTTACGAATTTCAGCAGCTACCTTGAATTGTTTTCCGATATGTTTGATGTGCCTGTAATAGGTGAGAATAATCCAATGCCTTGCGCCGTAGCCAATGGAATTACAATAATTAACATAGGGATGGGTAGCGCCAATGCCGCCACCATCATGGACCTGCTGAGTGCTGTTCAGCCAAAGGCCGTATTATTTCTGGGTAAATGCGGAGGGCTAAAGAAAAAAAACAAACTGGGAGATCTTATATTACCAATTGCAGCCATACGCAGTGAGGGGACGTCCAATGACTACCTGCCGCCCGAAGTCCCCGCACTTCCTGCTTTCAACCTGCAGCGTGCAGTATCGACGGCAATTGTTCAGGCTGAACGTGACTATTATACAGGAACAGTATTCACCACCAACAAGAGAGTCTGGGAATATGATGAACGATTCAAAAGGTATCTTCAGAAGACAAGGGCGATGGCAATCGATATGGAAACAGCAACCATTTTTATAGTTGGATTTGCCAACAGCATACCTGCCGGTGCGCTCCTGCTGGTTTCAGACCAACCAATGATCTCGACAGGTATTAAAACATCTGAAAGTGATAAGAGGGTTACAGAACTATTTGTTGAAGATCATCTGAATATAGGCATTAATTCGATGCGTGAACTTATAAACCATGGATCGACTGTAAAGCATCTTAAATTCTGA
- a CDS encoding YqgE/AlgH family protein produces MCFKTDSVDLLFDIFKIDRNNILPGQGRVLISDPFLNDAYFKRSVVFITEHSEKGTVGFVLNKPVDVAINDILADFPDIDTAISVGGPVGTNAVHYIHELGDIIPNSVKVTNNIWWGGDFEVVKQMIESGNLDQDKIRFFVGYSGWEPDQLEREISEDSWVVSEFDSEMIMGSRTKEAWQKALNTLGGKYRLWTNFPENPGMN; encoded by the coding sequence ATTTGCTTTAAAACTGATTCTGTGGACCTGTTGTTCGACATATTTAAAATTGACCGTAACAATATATTGCCCGGACAGGGAAGGGTGCTCATTTCCGATCCTTTCCTGAACGATGCCTATTTCAAGCGTTCAGTTGTTTTTATTACTGAGCACAGTGAGAAAGGTACTGTAGGGTTTGTACTGAATAAACCTGTTGACGTAGCAATCAATGACATACTTGCAGACTTTCCTGATATTGACACGGCAATATCGGTAGGCGGGCCTGTTGGGACAAACGCTGTTCATTATATACATGAACTTGGGGATATAATCCCCAATAGTGTAAAAGTGACAAATAATATCTGGTGGGGTGGCGATTTTGAGGTGGTTAAGCAAATGATCGAAAGCGGTAACCTGGATCAGGACAAGATCAGGTTTTTTGTTGGTTATTCCGGATGGGAACCAGATCAGCTTGAAAGGGAAATTTCTGAAGATTCCTGGGTCGTGAGTGAATTTGACAGCGAAATGATCATGGGCAGCCGCACCAAGGAGGCCTGGCAGAAGGCATTGAACACCCTTGGAGGTAAATACAGGCTCTGGACAAACTTTCCTGAAAATCCCGGTATGAACTAA
- a CDS encoding glycerol acyltransferase: MIEAKHSRLHRWFFNIYIRYILQRNFSSMHIKGSYKERNLPVLLIGNHFSWWDGFFPYELNRRLLKKRLHLMMLEEQLAKRKFFRRLGAFSINPGKRSAIDSINYASKILNDRDNLLILFPQGRIQSQYMNEIAFRKGWYRIIERVTGPVHVIFMVTMTDYLSNKKPGLYIYLEDFHATGNFVLGELENAYSSFYKQCIEQQKHLE; encoded by the coding sequence ATGATAGAAGCAAAGCATTCACGGCTTCACAGGTGGTTCTTTAATATCTACATACGCTATATCCTGCAAAGGAATTTCAGTTCCATGCATATCAAAGGCAGCTACAAGGAACGTAACCTGCCGGTACTGCTTATAGGTAACCATTTCAGCTGGTGGGACGGGTTCTTTCCTTATGAGCTCAACCGCAGGCTGTTAAAAAAACGTCTTCATCTGATGATGCTTGAGGAACAACTGGCAAAAAGGAAATTTTTCAGAAGACTTGGAGCTTTCTCTATAAACCCGGGTAAGCGTTCGGCAATAGATTCAATCAATTATGCATCAAAAATTCTTAACGACAGGGACAACCTTCTGATCCTGTTTCCCCAGGGCAGGATACAGTCACAATACATGAACGAAATTGCTTTCCGGAAGGGATGGTACAGGATCATTGAAAGGGTAACAGGACCTGTTCATGTAATATTTATGGTGACCATGACTGACTATCTTTCAAATAAGAAACCCGGGCTGTATATTTACCTTGAGGATTTCCATGCCACAGGCAATTTTGTTTTGGGTGAACTGGAAAATGCATACAGCAGCTTTTACAAACAGTGCATTGAACAGCAAAAACACCTGGAATGA
- a CDS encoding N-acetyltransferase: MSILNGKYVILRALEPSDVDILYTWENNSDIWSISNTLVPFSRFILEKYVADSHMDIFQAKQLRLMIDRINSGERDETIGAIDLYDFDPIHRRAGIGILINDDKNRNRGFASEALKLLINYSFTVLQLHQLFCFIDCDNTISIRLFEKFGFKITGKKEEWSRTPEGWKSEYMLQLINPGSAQ; encoded by the coding sequence ATGAGCATTCTAAACGGAAAATATGTAATTCTGAGAGCCCTTGAGCCATCTGACGTTGATATCCTATACACCTGGGAGAACAATTCAGATATTTGGTCTATAAGCAATACCCTGGTACCCTTTTCAAGGTTTATACTTGAAAAATATGTTGCTGACTCTCATATGGATATTTTCCAGGCCAAACAGCTGCGGCTGATGATCGACAGAATAAATAGCGGAGAAAGAGATGAAACAATTGGTGCTATTGACCTGTATGATTTCGACCCTATACACAGGCGCGCCGGGATCGGCATTCTGATTAACGACGATAAAAACCGAAACCGGGGATTTGCATCAGAAGCCTTGAAATTGCTTATAAACTATTCGTTTACAGTATTGCAATTGCACCAGCTCTTCTGCTTCATTGATTGCGACAACACTATAAGCATCAGGCTTTTTGAGAAATTCGGATTTAAGATTACCGGGAAAAAGGAAGAATGGAGCAGGACTCCTGAAGGCTGGAAGAGCGAATATATGCTGCAGCTTATAAATCCCGGTTCCGCTCAATAA
- the crtI gene encoding phytoene desaturase, translated as MGNRTAVVTGAGIGGLAAAVRLAAKGYRVRVFDKSKATGGKLSELRHKGFRFDRGPSLLTLPHLVDELFTLCGEDPRDHFKYKRLELSCKYFWEDGTNITAWQDKDRFTDEVMAKCGIKPALLERFFKKSKDLYDLTAESFLLNSLHKPSNFLSPSFLKTMLNSYRLDAFVTMHTRNKSWFNDNKLVQLFDRYATYNGSSPYKTPATLNIIAHLEHTEGTWFPEKGIFDIAASITSLAEKMGVEFYLENEVREIVHSDFRVKGIKTDDMFVPAGIVVNNTDVNLFYTDLFKGSKMPRRLVSNERSTSALIFYWGVNRDEPRLQLHNILFSENYREEFRHLFTYRTIFEDPTVYIYISSRAVTSDAPEGSENWYVMINAPENSGQDWEEMIPEARRNIIAKINRMLGIDIEKFITFESIASPVTIEKETGSWNGSLYGISSNSMFAAFNRQPNFRRRYENLFFTGGSVHPGGGMPLCLASAKIIDREIKVCT; from the coding sequence ATGGGAAACAGGACTGCGGTAGTTACAGGAGCCGGAATTGGGGGACTTGCAGCTGCAGTAAGGCTTGCAGCAAAAGGCTACCGGGTCAGGGTTTTTGACAAATCAAAAGCTACCGGAGGGAAATTATCGGAACTACGGCATAAAGGCTTCAGGTTTGACCGCGGGCCTTCATTGCTGACATTGCCTCATCTGGTTGATGAACTGTTTACTCTCTGCGGTGAAGACCCCCGTGATCATTTCAAATATAAGAGACTTGAACTTTCCTGTAAATATTTCTGGGAAGACGGTACAAATATCACCGCCTGGCAGGATAAGGACAGATTCACCGATGAGGTCATGGCAAAATGCGGTATCAAACCTGCACTTCTGGAAAGATTTTTCAAAAAAAGCAAAGACCTGTACGATCTCACGGCTGAATCCTTCCTGCTCAATTCACTGCACAAACCATCCAACTTCCTCTCCCCCTCCTTCTTAAAAACAATGCTTAACTCATACAGGCTTGACGCTTTTGTAACCATGCACACCCGGAATAAAAGCTGGTTCAATGACAATAAACTGGTACAGCTTTTTGACCGGTATGCCACCTATAACGGATCCAGCCCCTACAAGACACCTGCAACCCTTAATATTATAGCTCACCTTGAGCATACAGAAGGTACCTGGTTCCCCGAGAAGGGAATATTTGACATAGCTGCATCAATTACCTCCCTTGCTGAGAAAATGGGTGTTGAATTTTACCTTGAAAACGAGGTTCGGGAGATAGTCCATTCAGATTTTAGGGTAAAGGGAATAAAGACTGATGACATGTTTGTCCCTGCCGGTATCGTAGTCAATAATACGGATGTCAACCTCTTTTATACAGATCTTTTCAAAGGTTCAAAAATGCCCCGGAGACTGGTAAGCAATGAAAGATCCACATCGGCACTGATATTTTACTGGGGTGTTAACAGGGATGAACCGCGCCTGCAACTACACAATATCCTATTTTCAGAAAATTACCGTGAAGAATTCAGGCATCTTTTCACTTACCGGACCATCTTCGAAGATCCGACCGTCTACATTTACATCAGCTCCAGGGCTGTCACCAGCGATGCCCCGGAAGGATCGGAAAACTGGTATGTAATGATCAATGCCCCTGAGAACAGCGGACAGGACTGGGAAGAAATGATACCGGAAGCAAGAAGAAACATAATTGCCAAAATAAACAGGATGCTGGGAATTGACATTGAAAAGTTCATCACTTTTGAAAGTATTGCGAGTCCGGTTACCATTGAAAAAGAAACAGGATCCTGGAATGGATCTTTATACGGGATAAGTTCAAACAGTATGTTTGCAGCTTTCAACCGGCAACCCAATTTCAGGAGACGTTACGAAAACCTCTTTTTCACCGGGGGTAGTGTACACCCGGGAGGGGGAATGCCCCTCTGCCTGGCTTCAGCGAAAATAATTGACCGGGAGATCAAGGTATGCACTTAG
- a CDS encoding type I restriction enzyme HsdR N-terminal domain-containing protein, whose protein sequence is MQSLNFPRYSFRIKSEGQRKHIFDNIRKRYVVLTPEEWVRQNLVSYLVEDRKYPASLLAVEMPLKINRMERRADLVLFSGNGDPLLIAECKAPGVKITQGVFDQVARYNLDMKVRYLIVSNGIVHYCAELDHVRGVWSFLPQIPAFDEVIERNRDL, encoded by the coding sequence ATGCAGTCATTAAACTTTCCCCGGTATTCGTTCCGGATTAAGTCCGAAGGACAAAGAAAGCACATTTTCGACAATATTCGAAAACGATATGTTGTTTTGACCCCCGAAGAATGGGTGAGGCAAAATCTTGTCTCATACCTTGTTGAGGACCGTAAATACCCGGCTTCACTGCTTGCCGTGGAAATGCCCCTGAAGATAAACCGGATGGAAAGAAGAGCAGACCTGGTGCTTTTTTCCGGAAACGGTGATCCGCTTCTGATAGCTGAATGTAAGGCTCCGGGAGTTAAAATAACACAGGGGGTATTTGATCAGGTTGCCCGTTATAACCTTGACATGAAGGTTCGTTACCTGATTGTTTCCAACGGTATTGTACATTATTGTGCGGAGCTTGACCATGTCAGGGGGGTATGGTCATTCCTCCCGCAGATACCTGCGTTTGATGAGGTTATTGAGCGGAACCGGGATTTATAA
- the holA gene encoding DNA polymerase III subunit delta has translation MTPNEILVEIRNRKFRPVYLLSGEEPYYIDLVSDYIIENVLTGEEKAFNQSIFYGKDTDVADLVNTALRFPMMASHQLIVLREAHLMKDLDKLANYAEKPLKSTILVINYKYGSYDKRKKLSKVIESSGGALMESPRLYENKVPAWINTWLKKRKCSITPDASMLLVEYLGTDLGKIANELEKLIITLPETNRSITTGTIERNIGISKDYNNFELQKALAQKNALKANRIINYFAQNQKANPFTLTIFSLFTFFSKVFTLHFIKDRSPRNLGSVLRVNPYFLSEYEMAAKKYDARKTARIISWLREYDMRSKGFDNLSATEGDLLKEMIFKILH, from the coding sequence ATGACACCGAATGAGATCCTGGTTGAGATAAGAAACCGTAAATTCAGGCCTGTTTACCTTTTATCGGGCGAGGAACCCTATTATATAGACCTGGTTTCCGACTATATAATTGAGAATGTACTTACCGGGGAAGAAAAAGCTTTTAACCAGTCTATCTTTTACGGAAAAGATACGGATGTAGCTGATCTTGTCAATACCGCTCTGAGATTCCCCATGATGGCAAGCCATCAGCTCATCGTTTTAAGGGAGGCCCATTTAATGAAGGATCTTGATAAACTTGCAAATTATGCTGAAAAGCCTCTCAAATCAACGATCCTGGTCATCAACTACAAATACGGATCCTATGATAAGCGCAAAAAGCTTAGCAAGGTCATAGAGTCTTCAGGAGGAGCGCTCATGGAGTCTCCCCGGCTTTATGAGAATAAAGTTCCTGCATGGATAAACACCTGGCTGAAAAAGAGAAAATGCAGCATCACACCCGATGCATCAATGCTGCTTGTTGAGTACCTGGGCACTGACCTTGGCAAAATTGCAAATGAACTGGAGAAACTCATAATTACACTCCCTGAGACTAACAGGTCAATAACTACCGGGACCATTGAAAGAAATATAGGAATAAGCAAAGACTACAATAATTTTGAATTGCAAAAAGCTCTGGCTCAAAAAAATGCACTTAAAGCCAACCGTATAATAAACTACTTTGCACAAAATCAGAAGGCAAACCCTTTTACGCTCACAATATTTTCACTTTTTACGTTCTTCAGCAAGGTTTTTACACTGCATTTCATCAAAGACCGTTCGCCCAGGAATCTGGGTTCAGTGCTGAGGGTAAATCCATACTTCCTTAGTGAATATGAAATGGCGGCAAAAAAATATGACGCGCGGAAAACAGCCCGGATTATCTCATGGCTCAGGGAATATGATATGCGGTCAAAAGGATTTGACAACCTGTCAGCTACCGAAGGGGATCTGCTGAAAGAGATGATATTCAAGATACTTCATTGA
- the proC gene encoding pyrroline-5-carboxylate reductase — protein sequence MDNYFRNHRIAVIGAGNIGLSLASGFLQSGLFSPGNICLTRRRIDLLSDIAGTGVQIMKDNARAVEISDIVIISVEPQQINGVLQEIRPVLNKDRHTVISVVTGVTIHQIEQVLGQGVYVVRAMPNIAISVGESMTCVAGNGNLMKPLDETCRLFEIVGRTLVINEDEMIAATAIGACGVAFFLRAIRAASQGGIEIGLQSRHALTIAIQAAKGAASLLLSGGSHPEQEIDKVTTPKGCTIAGLNLMEYEGFSSAMIKGISLSAEKAAHLYKGDNIKNP from the coding sequence ATGGACAACTATTTCAGGAATCACCGGATTGCCGTTATAGGCGCTGGAAATATCGGGCTTTCACTGGCCTCTGGTTTTTTGCAATCCGGACTTTTCAGTCCGGGAAACATATGCCTTACCCGAAGACGCATTGATCTTCTGTCAGATATCGCGGGAACCGGGGTTCAGATTATGAAAGATAATGCGAGGGCAGTTGAAATATCTGATATAGTTATAATATCGGTCGAACCTCAGCAGATAAACGGTGTTCTGCAGGAGATAAGGCCCGTACTCAACAAAGACAGGCATACTGTTATTTCAGTTGTGACAGGAGTTACAATCCATCAGATTGAGCAGGTCCTGGGACAAGGTGTATATGTGGTCAGGGCTATGCCCAATATAGCAATATCGGTTGGGGAGTCAATGACCTGTGTCGCAGGTAACGGAAATTTAATGAAGCCACTGGATGAGACATGCCGATTATTTGAAATAGTAGGACGAACATTGGTAATTAATGAGGATGAGATGATCGCTGCGACCGCAATAGGAGCATGCGGTGTGGCTTTCTTCCTGCGTGCGATAAGGGCTGCATCACAGGGAGGTATAGAGATAGGCCTTCAGTCAAGACATGCACTCACCATTGCTATCCAGGCGGCCAAAGGGGCTGCTTCCCTGCTTCTCTCCGGTGGCAGCCATCCGGAGCAGGAGATAGACAAGGTTACCACTCCCAAAGGATGTACCATCGCAGGGCTCAACCTTATGGAGTATGAAGGGTTCAGTTCGGCTATGATAAAAGGTATTTCCCTGTCAGCCGAAAAGGCTGCCCACCTCTATAAGGGAGACAATATTAAAAATCCTTAA
- a CDS encoding glycosyltransferase, producing the protein MTWLAYFILFFLAVRLAVSLTNLFTRQWLRSVEAIYQPARLQAHNSMPLISVLIPARNEADNICSLLSDISYQNYPNIEILVYDDLSEDNTGELVESCKERDSRIRLIGGRPLPDGWLGKNHACHQLALEANGEYLLFLDADVRLRPSLLYNSFAHMKHHRLDLLSIFPAQEMRSFGEKITVPVMNWVLTGLLPLILTRTSSRPSLSAANGQFMMFRTEPYKKHMFHLSLKNSPVEDIGIFRLMKRLGYRTHTLLSNGDIGCRMYRTWKEAVSGFSRNVAEYFGGSIPAGLFFALLTTFGIIPVALYLSPILSALFIVLTVIHRLVISYISRQPLLQNLLLAPFQQLSLFVMVIAAIRHRLNRVLIWKGRNVYQQSFRSLKA; encoded by the coding sequence ATGACCTGGCTTGCCTACTTCATATTGTTTTTCCTGGCAGTGAGACTCGCAGTAAGCCTTACAAATCTTTTCACAAGGCAGTGGCTCAGAAGTGTTGAGGCCATATACCAGCCGGCCAGGCTGCAGGCTCATAATTCCATGCCCCTGATATCAGTTCTTATACCAGCAAGAAATGAGGCTGATAACATCTGCAGCCTGCTTTCAGATATCTCATATCAAAACTACCCAAACATAGAAATACTGGTTTATGATGACCTTTCAGAAGACAATACCGGCGAACTGGTAGAAAGTTGCAAAGAAAGGGATAGCCGCATAAGACTGATCGGAGGCAGGCCTCTGCCGGACGGGTGGCTCGGCAAGAACCATGCATGCCACCAACTGGCACTTGAGGCAAATGGGGAATACCTTCTTTTTCTCGATGCCGATGTCAGACTACGCCCCTCTCTCCTGTACAACAGCTTTGCCCATATGAAACATCACCGGCTGGACCTGCTGTCAATATTCCCGGCCCAGGAGATGCGCTCTTTCGGGGAGAAGATAACTGTACCGGTAATGAACTGGGTGCTGACCGGACTTCTCCCGCTTATTCTGACAAGGACATCTTCAAGGCCCTCGCTTTCGGCAGCAAACGGGCAGTTCATGATGTTCAGGACAGAGCCATATAAAAAACACATGTTTCACCTTAGTCTTAAAAACAGTCCGGTAGAGGACATCGGCATCTTCAGGTTAATGAAAAGACTGGGTTACCGCACCCATACACTGCTCAGCAACGGCGATATAGGCTGCCGGATGTACAGAACATGGAAAGAGGCAGTGAGCGGCTTTTCGAGGAACGTGGCAGAGTATTTCGGCGGGAGTATTCCGGCCGGACTTTTTTTCGCGCTGCTTACAACATTCGGTATAATCCCGGTGGCATTATACCTGTCGCCCATTTTATCAGCATTGTTTATTGTGCTTACAGTAATTCACAGGCTGGTGATCTCATATATCAGCCGGCAGCCCTTGCTGCAGAACCTGCTTCTGGCACCATTTCAGCAATTATCCTTATTTGTCATGGTAATTGCCGCGATCAGGCACAGGCTGAACAGGGTCCTCATCTGGAAGGGCAGAAACGTGTATCAACAATCTTTCAGGAGCCTCAAGGCATAA
- a CDS encoding carotenoid biosynthesis protein has protein sequence MDLSKKLPAPGRVIFILIIFYAVGVAGLSSAATKDLIELLTPYTLLMNLVLLALYHRPWTKKHVVLFTVIAVTGYLVEVAGVYTGLVFGDYNYHHVLGIKLFDTPLMIGINWLMLIYFTYHLVGLARFSRPVAVITGALIMVTYDIILEPVAIRMNMWSWEGGIIPLQNYLAWLIISIVFLALLHTFKVRAENRISRGLFAVQAGFILALNIIYRFI, from the coding sequence ATGGATTTATCAAAGAAGTTGCCGGCACCCGGCAGGGTGATATTCATACTCATCATTTTCTATGCTGTTGGGGTTGCAGGGTTGTCTTCTGCTGCGACAAAGGACCTCATAGAACTCCTTACCCCCTACACCCTGCTGATGAACCTGGTATTACTGGCACTTTACCACAGACCGTGGACAAAAAAGCACGTGGTGCTTTTTACCGTAATAGCCGTAACCGGCTACCTGGTGGAAGTTGCCGGTGTTTATACCGGACTGGTTTTCGGCGATTACAACTATCACCATGTTCTTGGCATTAAGCTCTTTGACACGCCACTGATGATCGGCATTAACTGGCTGATGCTTATTTACTTCACATATCACCTTGTGGGACTGGCCCGCTTTAGCCGTCCTGTTGCCGTTATTACCGGAGCTTTGATAATGGTAACATATGACATCATTCTGGAACCCGTTGCCATCAGGATGAACATGTGGTCCTGGGAAGGCGGGATCATTCCTTTACAGAATTACCTTGCCTGGTTAATCATATCCATTGTATTTCTGGCTTTGTTGCATACCTTTAAGGTGCGTGCTGAAAACAGGATTTCACGCGGACTTTTTGCCGTGCAGGCAGGTTTTATCCTGGCACTAAACATTATTTACCGGTTTATATGA
- a CDS encoding rhomboid family intramembrane serine protease: MTLYIILLTSVISVIAFSRHELMSWLQFNPYRVYHRKEFYRLVSHGLLHADWVHLFINMIVLLSFGTAVERYFMRLEAMSMLRFPVAGFLLLYGGGVAVSTLTTLRKHKSNQWYNAVGASGGVSAVIFTSIFFAPWQNLLLYAVIPIPGILFGVLYLAYSHYMSKKASDNINHDAHFIGAVYGFIFPLLIDLSLINTFLEQLFSF; this comes from the coding sequence ATGACACTATACATCATACTTCTCACTTCAGTAATCTCAGTAATTGCATTTTCCAGGCACGAACTTATGTCATGGCTGCAGTTCAATCCCTACAGGGTATATCACCGGAAAGAGTTCTACAGGCTTGTCAGCCATGGCCTGTTGCATGCCGACTGGGTACACCTTTTTATAAACATGATAGTTCTTTTATCTTTTGGCACTGCGGTTGAAAGATATTTTATGAGGCTTGAAGCAATGAGTATGTTGAGATTCCCGGTGGCCGGCTTTTTACTGTTGTATGGTGGTGGCGTGGCTGTATCTACACTGACCACACTAAGAAAACACAAAAGCAACCAATGGTATAATGCCGTAGGAGCCTCTGGCGGGGTATCAGCAGTAATCTTTACGAGCATATTTTTCGCACCATGGCAAAATCTTTTGCTTTATGCAGTAATTCCAATACCGGGGATCCTGTTCGGTGTACTGTACCTGGCATATTCACACTATATGAGTAAAAAGGCATCTGACAATATTAACCACGACGCACATTTTATCGGTGCCGTTTATGGGTTCATTTTCCCTTTGCTTATTGACCTAAGTCTGATCAATACTTTTCTGGAACAACTTTTTAGTTTTTAA